A region from the Pseudobacteroides sp. genome encodes:
- a CDS encoding non-ribosomal peptide synthetase: MPIEKWCIYNFKQMGAGTNYMKAHIKSKDKGLKNIIKTTLFENLKEASEKSSRNTSGIYFISGDGTEFFQSYFELYANAIKLMGGLRQLGLKQGDMVIFQLKSEFNFINLFWACIAGGIIPVPLTISSTGAKNSEWYLKLKNVCHQLEKHIIVTEKEFESIFHSMIDNGELNSKIVCIEDLERKENNLIPYNPDLKDIAFIQFSSGSTGNPKGVMLTHENLSYNINQIISSGKITSNDFVANWMPLTHDMGMIGMHLTFVKTKGNQFIISPETFIKRPLLFLEKVTKFKATVFGCPNFALSWLVEKIPDKALEEIDFSTIRQIYNGAEPISMDVVRKFKNKFKQCSLNDTAMFLVYGMAEACLAVTFPNLEEVEKSHKINRAAFTQSNEVTYVDDIDTNFIEFADVGSPLSGVEIKILDDNDVLLNESEIGNIVIKGPNVTQGYYNNKEANEDLFIEGFLRTGDLGFIKDGRLVITGRKKDVIFLNGQNFFAHDIERICEELEEVEMGKVAACGLTNDRIHRQEMIVFIQYKRKLEDFLHIAEKIKKHVNKKTGQTITHAIPVKVIPRTTSGKLQRYKLAKQYLNEEFQDVISMISSTSEPSIDESLKTYPIESEVEFELLKIWSEILDNTKIRRDDDFFSVGGDSLKMMQILEEIHKKFNADIPVKDFIKLSNIIAVGEYILKHRSETRIVRYAEKSLDKENLYETFPLTEVQMAYFMGRNSGLEMGGVSTHGYYEIETVMDMEKLN; this comes from the coding sequence TTGCCAATAGAAAAGTGGTGTATTTACAATTTTAAACAGATGGGGGCTGGAACAAATTATATGAAAGCACATATTAAATCTAAAGATAAAGGATTAAAAAATATAATAAAGACAACTTTGTTTGAGAACTTAAAAGAAGCATCAGAAAAAAGTTCGAGGAATACTTCTGGAATTTACTTTATTTCAGGTGATGGAACTGAGTTCTTTCAATCTTATTTTGAACTATATGCAAATGCAATTAAACTAATGGGGGGATTGCGGCAACTTGGTTTAAAACAAGGAGACATGGTAATATTCCAATTAAAAAGTGAATTTAATTTTATAAATTTGTTTTGGGCATGTATTGCAGGAGGGATTATACCGGTACCATTAACTATATCATCCACAGGTGCAAAGAATTCCGAGTGGTACTTAAAACTTAAAAATGTATGCCATCAGTTAGAAAAACATATAATTGTTACAGAAAAAGAATTTGAAAGTATTTTTCATTCGATGATAGATAATGGAGAACTGAATAGCAAAATAGTATGTATTGAAGATTTAGAAAGAAAAGAAAATAATTTGATTCCATATAATCCCGATTTAAAAGACATAGCATTTATCCAGTTCTCTTCAGGGAGTACAGGGAATCCTAAGGGTGTTATGCTCACCCATGAAAATTTATCGTATAATATAAATCAGATCATCTCTTCTGGAAAGATAACAAGTAATGATTTTGTTGCAAATTGGATGCCTCTTACTCATGATATGGGTATGATAGGAATGCATCTTACCTTCGTAAAAACTAAGGGTAATCAATTTATCATTTCTCCTGAAACATTTATTAAAAGACCACTGTTGTTTCTGGAAAAAGTCACAAAATTTAAGGCAACGGTATTTGGTTGTCCAAATTTTGCACTATCATGGTTGGTTGAAAAGATTCCTGATAAAGCATTAGAAGAAATAGATTTTTCCACCATTAGACAAATATATAATGGTGCAGAGCCAATCTCAATGGATGTTGTAAGGAAATTTAAGAATAAGTTCAAGCAATGCAGTTTAAATGATACAGCAATGTTTTTGGTCTATGGAATGGCAGAAGCCTGTCTTGCAGTAACATTTCCTAATTTAGAAGAAGTTGAAAAGAGCCATAAAATCAATAGGGCAGCTTTTACACAATCTAATGAAGTTACTTATGTAGATGATATTGATACCAACTTTATAGAATTTGCAGATGTGGGATCTCCGCTTTCAGGTGTTGAAATAAAGATTCTTGATGATAATGACGTTCTACTTAACGAAAGTGAAATTGGGAATATTGTAATAAAAGGACCAAATGTAACACAAGGCTATTATAACAATAAAGAAGCAAATGAAGACTTATTTATTGAAGGTTTTTTAAGAACTGGGGATCTCGGTTTTATTAAAGACGGGAGATTGGTGATAACAGGCAGGAAAAAAGATGTAATTTTTTTAAACGGACAAAATTTTTTCGCACATGATATAGAACGTATTTGTGAAGAATTGGAAGAAGTTGAAATGGGTAAAGTTGCGGCTTGTGGTCTGACAAATGATAGAATTCATAGACAAGAGATGATAGTCTTTATTCAGTATAAGAGAAAGCTGGAGGATTTTCTACATATAGCAGAAAAGATTAAAAAGCATGTAAATAAGAAGACCGGACAAACAATAACTCATGCTATTCCTGTTAAGGTTATTCCAAGAACTACTAGTGGCAAGTTACAGCGATATAAGTTGGCAAAACAGTATTTAAATGAAGAATTTCAAGATGTAATATCTATGATATCTTCAACTTCTGAGCCTAGCATAGATGAGTCTTTAAAAACATATCCGATAGAAAGTGAGGTTGAATTTGAGCTTTTAAAGATATGGTCAGAAATTTTGGACAACACAAAAATTAGACGTGATGATGATTTTTTTAGTGTTGGCGGGGACTCTCTGAAAATGATGCAGATTTTAGAAGAAATTCATAAAAAGTTCAATGCCGACATACCAGTTAAGGATTTTATAAAATTAAGTAATATTATAGCAGTTGGAGAGTACATTTTAAAACACAGAAGCGAAACTAGGATTGTTCGTTATGCAGAGAAAAGCTTAGACAAAGAAAATCTATATGAGACATTTCCATTAACAGAAGTACAGATGGCATATTTTATGGGAAGAAACAGCGGCCTTGAGATGGGGGGGGTATCAACCCACGGGTATTATGAAATAGAAACCGTTATGGATATGGAAAAGCTAAAC
- a CDS encoding GTP pyrophosphokinase family protein: MESKKNINIKQIKTELTRFMMSYKFALDEVNTKIDILRQEFRYIHDYNPIEHVKSRLKTPESIVKKVNRKGHELTVSSIKENIRDIAGIRITCSFISDIYELRDMLQNQKNIKVIECKDYIKNPKPNGYKSLHLILQIPIFMSDRADDVYVEVQIRTIAMDFWASLEHKIYYKYDKEIPEGLKEELKMAADTVSQLDEKMESIHKEVSQFKEKEDLNDGLQEVFIDNERFNIPHDFLTKYMQSWG, encoded by the coding sequence ATGGAGAGTAAAAAAAATATAAATATAAAGCAAATAAAAACAGAGCTAACTCGATTTATGATGTCTTATAAATTTGCATTGGATGAGGTTAATACAAAGATTGATATTTTGAGGCAAGAGTTTCGCTATATTCATGACTATAATCCTATTGAGCATGTTAAATCTCGTCTAAAGACGCCTGAAAGCATTGTAAAAAAAGTTAACAGAAAAGGACATGAACTAACAGTATCTTCAATAAAAGAAAATATCCGAGATATTGCTGGCATTCGAATTACTTGTTCCTTTATTTCCGATATTTATGAATTAAGAGACATGCTGCAAAATCAAAAAAATATCAAGGTAATTGAATGCAAGGATTATATAAAGAATCCTAAGCCTAATGGTTATAAAAGCTTGCATTTGATATTACAAATACCTATTTTTATGTCTGACAGAGCAGATGATGTCTATGTTGAAGTTCAAATAAGAACAATTGCTATGGACTTCTGGGCTAGTTTAGAGCATAAAATTTACTATAAATATGACAAAGAAATTCCTGAAGGTTTGAAGGAAGAGCTTAAGATGGCAGCAGATACGGTATCACAACTCGATGAGAAAATGGAGAGTATTCATAAAGAGGTTAGTCAATTTAAAGAGAAGGAAGATTTAAATGATGGACTGCAGGAAGTATTTATTGATAATGAAAGATTCAATATTCCCCACGATTTTTTAACAAAGTATATGCAATCATGGGGATAA
- a CDS encoding MBL fold metallo-hydrolase, whose protein sequence is MKLGFCGGAQEVGASCILLQLDGKNIVLDCGMRMGSTREYLPDLSIVQENGGVDAIVISHAHMDHTGSLPVLSREYPEAKIYMTHATKDLVRVLLFDSLKIMEYREAEIPIFAEVHVKNMLDRILCFSPGFTFKPFDNDISITFYNASHVAGAAAIYISGREGAFFYSGDFSLQPQKTVEKASFPKLRPDIAVIESTYGDRLHSSRETEERKLVEKVGEIIKAGKKILIPAFALGRAQEVILILKSSINKGILPPFRIYTDGMVNDICRVYKLNPNYLKRQLSKRIFKGIDIFFDDNVTAVTNKQQREEIINSKEPCCIISSSGMLTGGPSQWYAEKLASDEGNFIAITGYQDEESPGHQLLELSENTIDGERVLKLGELTVPIRCGIGKFGLSAHADKTGIISLTHSLSAKRVFFIHGNREITSSLANEVQKEYQGRIYVPANSDIYEINLTNPRKQLTKTELSSLKKSETLTKDNIKELWHYIIKTYGNGRAFTIEEIFFIWSGREIRENEVNEFIILINTSSYFEADLKYPFMFHAIEEDIIAAIDQKGPMESNSMLSLVDSHFPKEAGIYKKGARFDEKVALIYFNFPQAASKKYENDIKSFEEISGWTVETNEDCNLLAVQNLIISLLPSNAELTGSVSYYRNENRIKAALSEEINEETKEKICCEFLNLSGINLELVTPGQKTTSAQIPVKKYDFQMEQNQALSLIDEAFRDKPDKLYRKSIKSIDGEGSIELSFISPAIGEKYRSLIDELESRIRWSLRINPTPNQNEIFNTGTRLFMQKGIPLKKNLAYLPKEMVIKAVVSSIEPEMEQTIKNEFWDKTGMELIIINS, encoded by the coding sequence ATGAAACTTGGATTTTGCGGTGGTGCACAAGAGGTTGGTGCAAGCTGTATTCTATTACAATTGGATGGTAAAAATATAGTTCTGGACTGTGGAATGAGAATGGGAAGTACAAGGGAATACCTGCCTGATCTCAGTATAGTCCAGGAAAACGGCGGTGTTGATGCTATTGTTATCAGCCATGCCCACATGGACCATACCGGAAGTCTTCCGGTACTTAGCAGGGAATATCCTGAAGCCAAGATATACATGACCCATGCAACCAAAGACCTTGTCCGTGTTCTGTTGTTTGATAGCCTGAAAATTATGGAGTACCGTGAAGCGGAAATACCTATTTTTGCTGAAGTTCATGTAAAAAACATGCTTGACAGGATACTATGCTTTTCACCTGGTTTTACCTTCAAACCTTTTGATAATGATATCTCAATCACATTTTACAACGCAAGCCATGTAGCCGGGGCTGCCGCCATATATATAAGCGGCAGAGAAGGAGCCTTCTTCTACAGCGGAGACTTTTCCCTCCAGCCTCAAAAAACTGTTGAAAAGGCCTCATTTCCAAAGCTTCGTCCTGATATTGCCGTCATAGAATCCACTTATGGAGACAGGCTGCATTCCAGTAGGGAAACGGAAGAAAGAAAGCTTGTTGAAAAGGTTGGAGAAATAATTAAAGCAGGCAAAAAGATCTTAATCCCTGCTTTTGCACTCGGAAGAGCCCAGGAAGTGATTCTAATACTCAAATCATCGATAAATAAGGGTATTCTCCCCCCTTTTAGGATTTATACAGACGGCATGGTCAATGATATTTGCCGGGTATACAAACTTAACCCGAATTATCTTAAAAGGCAGCTGTCAAAAAGAATATTTAAAGGAATAGATATCTTTTTTGATGATAATGTTACAGCAGTAACAAATAAACAACAACGTGAAGAAATAATAAATTCCAAGGAACCCTGCTGTATTATTTCCAGTTCGGGTATGCTCACAGGAGGTCCAAGCCAGTGGTATGCTGAAAAGCTTGCTTCTGACGAAGGAAATTTCATAGCCATAACAGGCTACCAGGATGAAGAATCACCTGGACATCAGCTATTGGAACTATCGGAAAATACCATTGATGGTGAAAGGGTCTTAAAACTGGGTGAATTAACTGTGCCTATTAGATGCGGTATAGGAAAGTTCGGCCTTTCTGCCCATGCTGATAAAACCGGAATAATTTCACTCACACACTCCCTAAGTGCAAAAAGGGTATTTTTCATACATGGAAATAGGGAAATAACATCTTCACTCGCAAATGAAGTTCAAAAAGAGTACCAAGGACGTATTTATGTGCCTGCAAACAGCGATATATATGAAATAAACCTCACAAATCCCAGAAAACAATTAACCAAGACTGAGCTTAGCTCATTGAAAAAATCCGAAACCCTTACTAAGGATAATATAAAAGAATTATGGCATTATATCATTAAAACATACGGTAATGGCAGAGCATTTACAATTGAAGAAATTTTCTTTATCTGGTCGGGACGGGAGATCAGAGAAAATGAGGTTAATGAATTTATTATCCTTATAAACACATCTTCATATTTCGAAGCAGATTTAAAGTACCCGTTTATGTTTCATGCAATTGAAGAAGATATAATAGCAGCAATTGACCAAAAGGGACCTATGGAATCTAACTCAATGCTCTCTCTAGTAGATTCACATTTCCCTAAGGAGGCAGGCATTTATAAAAAGGGTGCCCGATTTGATGAGAAGGTAGCCCTCATTTATTTTAATTTTCCTCAGGCTGCTTCTAAAAAATATGAAAATGATATAAAATCCTTTGAAGAAATATCCGGTTGGACAGTTGAAACCAATGAAGACTGTAATCTTTTGGCTGTGCAGAATCTGATAATTTCGTTACTCCCTTCCAATGCAGAATTAACTGGATCAGTATCATATTACAGGAATGAAAATCGTATAAAAGCTGCTTTGAGTGAAGAAATTAACGAAGAGACCAAAGAAAAAATTTGCTGTGAATTTCTTAACCTCTCAGGCATTAACCTGGAATTGGTAACTCCAGGTCAGAAAACAACTTCAGCACAAATTCCTGTTAAAAAATATGATTTCCAGATGGAACAAAATCAAGCACTTTCCTTGATTGACGAGGCTTTTCGGGATAAACCCGACAAGCTTTACCGAAAAAGCATCAAGTCTATAGACGGCGAAGGCTCTATAGAACTCTCTTTTATCTCCCCTGCTATCGGAGAAAAATACCGTTCTTTGATAGATGAGTTGGAAAGCAGGATCAGATGGAGTTTGAGAATAAATCCCACGCCGAACCAGAATGAAATATTCAATACAGGTACAAGATTGTTTATGCAAAAGGGTATTCCTCTTAAAAAAAATCTCGCATATCTGCCAAAGGAAATGGTTATAAAGGCTGTTGTCAGTTCTATTGAGCCCGAAATGGAACAAACCATAAAAAATGAATTTTGGGATAAAACCGGCATGGAACTGATTATTATTAACAGCTAA